One window of Sphingobacteriales bacterium genomic DNA carries:
- the lpdA gene encoding dihydrolipoyl dehydrogenase, whose translation MKYDVTVIGSGPGGYVAAIRCAQLGFKTAIIERYNTLGGTCLNVGCIPSKALLDSTEHYHNALHRFETHGIKIDGNLSIDFAQMMKRKEQVVQQSCDGINYLMKKNKIDVFTGHGSFVNTNTIQIVKQDGTSETIETGKTIIATGSKPSTLPFITLDKKRIITSTEALTLSEIPKSMVVIGGGVIGCELGSVYARLGTEVTIVEYMDKLIAGMDHDLGHELERSLKKTGIKFHLNTGVTATSNEGTFAKITAHNHKTNTDIVLEAEYCLVAIGRRPYTDNLGLDKIGITLNKRGQIPVNKHLETEVPGIYAIGDVIEGAMLAHKAEEEGVFVAETIAGQKPHINYLLIPGVVYTWPEVAGVGYTEQQLKEQGISYKVGKFPFKASGRARASMDKDGLIKVLADSKTDEILGVHAIGPRIADIIAEAVVAMEYRASAEDISRMSHAHPTYTEAFKEACLAATGNRALHI comes from the coding sequence ATGAAGTACGATGTAACAGTCATCGGTTCGGGTCCTGGAGGATATGTTGCTGCAATCCGATGTGCGCAATTGGGGTTTAAAACGGCCATTATAGAGCGCTACAACACATTGGGCGGCACCTGTCTCAATGTAGGCTGTATTCCTTCAAAAGCCCTTTTAGACAGTACAGAACATTATCATAATGCCCTGCACAGATTCGAAACACATGGCATCAAAATAGATGGCAATTTAAGTATTGACTTTGCACAAATGATGAAACGCAAAGAACAAGTCGTGCAACAATCTTGTGATGGCATCAACTACTTAATGAAGAAAAACAAAATTGATGTGTTTACCGGGCATGGTTCTTTTGTCAATACCAATACCATACAGATTGTAAAACAGGACGGAACTTCTGAAACTATCGAAACCGGAAAAACCATCATAGCCACCGGCTCGAAACCATCAACGCTGCCCTTTATTACCCTTGATAAAAAACGCATTATCACCTCTACTGAGGCATTGACACTGTCAGAAATTCCTAAAAGTATGGTGGTCATCGGGGGAGGGGTTATAGGTTGTGAACTGGGGTCGGTATATGCGCGCTTAGGAACCGAAGTAACGATTGTGGAATATATGGACAAACTGATAGCGGGCATGGATCACGATCTCGGCCATGAATTGGAACGTTCCTTGAAGAAAACAGGAATTAAATTTCACCTCAATACCGGTGTTACGGCAACAAGCAATGAAGGGACATTTGCCAAAATAACTGCCCATAATCATAAAACCAATACTGATATAGTATTGGAAGCAGAATATTGTTTGGTGGCAATCGGTCGGCGGCCTTACACCGATAACCTTGGGTTGGATAAAATCGGGATTACCCTAAACAAACGGGGGCAAATACCGGTCAACAAACATTTGGAAACCGAAGTGCCCGGAATTTATGCCATTGGAGATGTAATAGAAGGCGCTATGCTGGCACATAAAGCCGAAGAAGAAGGGGTATTTGTAGCTGAAACCATTGCAGGCCAAAAGCCACATATCAATTATCTGCTGATACCCGGTGTCGTCTATACTTGGCCGGAGGTTGCAGGAGTTGGTTATACCGAACAGCAGCTTAAAGAACAGGGCATCTCCTATAAGGTTGGCAAGTTTCCGTTTAAAGCAAGCGGCCGCGCACGCGCGAGCATGGATAAGGACGGGTTGATAAAAGTGCTTGCCGATTCGAAAACCGACGAAATACTTGGAGTACATGCTATAGGCCCCCGAATTGCTGATATCATAGCAGAAGCAGTTGTTGCCATGGAATACCGCGCATCTGCCGAAGATATTTCGCGTATGAGTCATGCCCACCCCACCTATACCGAAGCATTTAAAGAAGCATGTTTGGCAGCCACCGGCAATCGGGCATTACATATTTAA